The nucleotide window AACAGTGATGAGCATCTGTTCTATCATGTAGTAGAATGTTACAATGTAAAAATACCCAAGTTGTTTGTACATAATTGCAAAGACACTTCTTGTGTGCTGTTTATGACAAATCAAATCCATATACCTGCAACTCCAATgcctattattatataaacactAAATTTCTCTGTTGTATATGATAGTTTCTTCCCTATCATTTCATATCTCTTTCAACAATCGCAAGTTGCTGATATGTAGGTGACAATGGAATGCTAAAAATTCCAGATAAATGCAATATTGCCCTTTAAAAGGCAACTTTGAACAGGGCCTAGATATTTAAAGTCACCGGTATCATTATACACACTTTACAACCCATTCAAGATATTCATGAACCAAGATATatttgtaatgtacatgtatgtatagcaTGTTATATTATAAACTAAATCATTTGTGATTTTATGTACACACTGAATCAACGATGACAAACGTTGTTGTGACATCACATAACACGATGAGCAAACAAGTGATTAACAAGCACATTTACAGTAATAAATGGCTGAATGAAACAAATCTAGTAACAGTGTACAGTATGAAGTTGGTTCATAAAAGTTAGTATTGGATACTGTCTAATATTGTGAAATGCAAATGACTCAAACTGGATAAAAGTGAAACTGCAGTAGCCTTACTTTCTGTAAAACTGTGTGTCAGTGAATTGACCAGAATATGAggtataaaaaaatgtttatggTAAAAGTAATTTGGCCAAGTTTTCAGTATCCAAAAGAGGTTATTTTGCAAGTTGAACAATAACAGCAGAACAGTTTTGTTTCAGAGGGTTTTGCAAGTCCCAAAGACAAAGAAAAGATATTTCTTCAGCAAAAAGTGGGATGAAAAAAAGTCTTCTTTGTTCTGGGTTAGTGAGGTGACAAAAGAGGTATGTGAATGATATTAAGACCTGGCAAACTACATAAATAGAAAGGTCTGCAAATATGAAGAAGGATGAAGGTTATTTAAGGTGAAGAACTCATGCAAGGTGGCAAGCAACAAAATAAGCAACCCACTCACTTGTACCATATGGTTGACATCATTAGCCTTGAAGTTAACAACCATTATCTACAGTAAATGTGATCAAACAAGTTCATCTTAAGCAGGTTAAGCTTAATTACATGTTGTAAGAGCTGATAACTGACAAATGTTACAAATCAAACAAAGACTTCAAATATCCTAATTTAAGAAAGCCAATCCAGATAGAAAATTGAACATGATCACCAAATATGACTGCCCATCTGCCCCCCATTTTTCAGATCTAGTCACCATTACATTGGAACTGTGACCATGTCATCATGGTGCAGTTCAGGACAACAGTTCCAGTCAGAACCTTGGCCGTGTTAGATGAAAGGCAGATTAGTcaactattattatatatattgcaattatTTAACTTGTCTTTATACAAGGTACGTCAAAGGATCTAAGGTCAGAACTACTTTACTCTTTCAAAAGAATATGTTCCAAAAGCTTAAACCTGCATTTTAGTTTGAGTTGTAAAGTTCCtctgaatattaaaatattactgtaaaattaaaaaaggggTTGATGTGGTCACAGCCAGTGTATTGCTTCCGTTGTGGTGCTTTCTCCTTCATCATTTCCAAGTACTTAAGGTTAATGCTATTATTGCTATgcctttttttcattatttctggTGAAtgttaggagtgttagctccaatcataaggtccccggttcaagtaAAGATTaaagtatgtcgtccagttacagagttgttgacaattgacaattcataatcatggatcttaaatatgaatctaagagactgactttggttagcttgcggctttgataagccaatgacgcttctttgcaagttcctgcttgcaggaggatctaaaatacatacataaatgttTGAGAGACTAGAGTTACAGGTTCTATTTGGTATGCCTTATCTATCCTTAAATGAATGGGTATGGTTCTATCAGACTGTAGAAAATCCAACACAAATGAACACTTAAaggctacagtacagtagtagctAAACACATATCATGCATGTTAAGAAATCACATAAATTCTAGGGACGAGTCCTGCCCTTGGCGTACTTGCATAGTGTGTACAGGTGATAACTTAATGACAGCCACCAAACATGGTATCAGTGTTGTGCATTGCACTTAAACCCCTGGCAGAGGAAACATGTACATCAGTGATGCCAATTtgcatacatacaatatacatgCAGGATTAATGACAAGAATCTTGCACACCGTTTGCATAATACTGTAAAACTAACCATTTAGCATTCATACATTTAGCATTAATAGTGTGAGAGATGCACACATTGCATATAAACTATCACACATCCCTAGCAGATCTAAGAAAAGACATTTGCAGCACATATATATCaagtaaaaatatgaataatatccTTGTAATCTCTAACTTCACtaaacaagatatatatatgaatcgAAGGTTCATGTGTGCAGTACAGTGTATCTTACTGTACTGTGCACTATTTTACTACGCAAACAGTAGTGCTCAGACAGCTAAACAACCTCAGCACTTTGGTTTCTCTAGAAATTTGCGGTGATCAAAGTCAATGAGATAAGATAATGAGCTTACATCTTATCTTCAGTAGCTAATTACAGCACTCAAGATATTGTGTACATTGTGCAATCCAAATAAACAATTACCTTGGAAGAACCAGATTAATACTGTAGGTCCTTACATATATGTGTAGACAATCATTGCAATATCTACACCACAGTACTGTAGTTATCAAAGGTGTTCAGCGTGAGTTACATCTGTATTcaagtatgggggggggggggtacagtacactgataaagaaatataaacacaaaacattttgaCTGTCTCCACTTAACTCCCTCCCCTGCTTGCACACAACTGTATTCTTACCTTAAGCATTTCATTCACATATCCTTCTTGGGCTTCCAATTTGGACATATCACCTAAAGATGACCAAGCTTCCCTGGAATAAAATGGGAGTGCAAAACACAATTAAGATTCATATAAAACTGcattaaaggtattgaagactcgccccaaaccgtgtgcggccatctgaaaaagataactgttgcttgcaagtgacgttttgttcgtgtcgctacaaaatgcagacagtaatgaaacgtgataacttaattgttatctttagctggacctgagatgtccatcactgtatcgtttgtatactgtgctgtgggtattgaccgcagctgtatgtactgactgtgcactagtgtctaattaccgacggtagcaagctgtgtgtgtattttctgggatcgatggtggtgtttaacacttctgttacacctcattcgaaattaggtcaaattaccggcattagatttCTTTTTGTGCAAGTCTTCACAACCTTTAATGATACAAGGACTACTTTAAATtgaaaattatgtaaaatgGAGACAGGTAGGGGAAGATTGACATATTTGACACATAGATGATTGACATACATCATTCCTTGACAAAACCAAAGAAATGAAAGCTAAACAAAAtaggaacaaaacaaaaacataaagataaaacaaaacaagtttagTGTTACAAGAGTTATATATAAGAccatatatacaaatatcaaCAGGATTCCAACCAATTGGGAAGGGGCTACATCTTACCATTTGGCTTTTTTGATTGCATTCCAAAATGCGGGTCGAGGCTCATTACATGGTCCCTCTGTGGCTTGTTTAAATAAGCCATAAAATTTCTTCATCATGTCATAAGATGGCTGGAATGGACCTGAAGTGAGAAGATATGAGGAAAGCAGCTTTACACCTAGTACGGACTGTTCAGTGGTTTTGATTTACTTAGACCTGCTAACTTGAACATCATCTTAGGTTGTGTTTCTTTAATGTTGTAAAATATCCGGGCGGAACTTATTAAGTACTGACAAATGCTACTGTACAAACCAGAGTAACACTTCAAATATCCTTAAAGTACTTCAGCCATTCCACTTAAGATGTTATCACTGACATTGAgaaattacagtacagtatatcctAATGCAGTTGTAAAGATGAATTAGGCAGCATTTGAATTGCTCAAAACTACTCAGGTTTGGCTGATTTTAGTTGCAGGGAATGAAATATGAATggaaatagaaacaaaaagttggcaaaacaaaaaaacattcatgatcaaaatcagaaaatatgcTGAAATTCCTGGCAACTACAGAAAAATTTTGAAGTCCCGGTGATTGATTGATGTTGAAATTGGTTTTAACACTATACTGTGTGCCAACACGTACACTATAATATAGGGCCTAGGTCTACTGCACGCTGTTGATTCTCTtcatagtgtacagtatatgaaatTAACCTGTGTTGACTTTGTATATGATGCTTCACTAGTGTTATTGTTAAGTTGAAGTTAATTAATGTCGGAGACTTTGGGAGTTGGGCCAAACTGTTCTTTTTTACCCTGAAACCTTACCCTAAAGCACAAGTAAAACATAACAGAAATAGTCTACCAACAGGTGACAAATGGGATACATTTCTGCATATACCTACCATCTTTAGGAAGCTTCTTGATAGCTTGTACTGCTGCTGCGAATTTTTCTTCAGCTGAGGCCATGTTGAGTTCTGACTTCCCTTAGCTGTCGTCTACAGTGGTTTGCAAACGACAGTTTAGGCAGTAGGTTAATCTATTTTAGGGCTTATTTGGCCTAACTCAGGCCTTGTCTTAGGCTAAAACACACACCTTGGGGACCACTAACTTGGTTATGCTAAGTTGTGTTTCAACTTTCAACTCACTGAGCAATCCAGAGCAGTGAACAGTACAGTGGTAATACACAGAACGTACCTTAAAGCATAATAGCAATAGTTGGCATGTGACCAGTTAGGTGTCTTAAATTAAGCTAGGCtaaaaattaatgttattatgTCAACCATAGAACTAAAAGTTAGTCATCGTCTCATTCTAAATAAGGTCGCACCCATTCAGCGATTTTCAGTAAACACAGCATCAACTACGTTAAAAAGAAATGGTAATATACGTAACATATTGGTGTAATTCAAATATTATAATGTTCCATATGATTTTTTGTCAATATACCGAAATTTctcttgtttttgtcttttacaGGCCCATCTCGTTCCTAAAGAAAAATTTGAAGGTAAGCCCTAACGTATCCTAACGTTACGGATAGGTTAGgtgtactgtagtgtaggccaaGCCGACTAAGGAGGGGTTATGATAACTAGGCCTATCCGTATGATGGATCTAGTGACATTCCGCCATAGGTACATTTCGCCATACCTTTCTGCCATAGGTTTCGATCCTTTCCGCCAGGATAgaaacctatggcggaatggTACACTTTAGGAAGGGATTTTACCGTGGTGTACAGGAATATATATCGTTGAAACTTTCTTGGAATCGTGTGGAAGGTTACTGGATAGGTACACCGTCTTCAAATGTGATGGTTCGCTGGATAGATtgaattgtagttaagacaaaATTGGGGAATTGATACAGTCTTTAATGTACAGGTTGATTGAAGAGTTGTAAGTTCGTAAAGTcgatacactgtcttcaaatatataatagttggTTGAGTAAATcgaattaaaataatttaaataaggcagattgtttattaaaaagttCGATTCTGATTGCCGATTTAAATGACCGATTTTGCAGGCCTAGGTTGAGTGAAGCGAAGCAATACAATGCACCCACAATAATGTGCTCTTTCTGCCATACAAAAAGTGCTTTACCGCCATGGTGGTTACAAGGCAGAATGGCACTTTTTCTATGACCgaaagagcacattttctatggcggaaagcACCGATGGCGGAATGACACATTGATTGCCTAGAGTTAGGCCAAGGTCTAGCTAAGTATAGTAAGGGCTTCATAATTGATGCACCTTCGTAACTGacacaccttcaaatattactagcaaccatacagcaggcaacctgaACTTTTGCAGTCAAGTAGtgttacatatttgatgagttttaatccatttcaggtatatgctgatcaaattatGGTTTTTCTTATGcttatgaaagaacttgacatggcagacattttgtagtcaaattctgctcaattgtacgttgggTAGGcgcagaacaataaatattttgagatcattgtATTTCTGAGGTACTACACatgaaaaacaaatacatacagtagttgAGTGATTTTCGATTTTTGgttgatagacatcgttaaACAAATCCTtaggtgcgtcaattataagcccaccatgctactagtagTTACAACGATATAACTAGTATCATCACTAACAGTAACAAGCTAGTCCCAGTGACATTGGAGCTGACTCGATGTGAATAGACTTCCCAAATAAATATTAGCCAATGTTAGGGCCATCAATGCGACTAGGCCAGCTACAATGTACAGTGCTAGCCTATTACTTAGACAGTCTTATTTCGGTCAAACATAAACCGGGTAATATCAGCACAATTGCAGAATAACCAGCGGCTTCACCTGGTTGCCAGCCACAATTCATTCATTCTTAGCAAAGTACAGTAGGAGCAACATTGTGATCACATTAACTAGTTAATTTAAAACTATGTTtgctttccttcttttttcagTATACAAGGAATGTTTTATGTTATATGATAAACAGAGAAAAGGCTTCATCCAAACAGACGAACTAACAGATTGCATGAGGTCATTAGGAGTCAGTCCTACTGCTGAAGAAATAAGAAGTTATAAGAAAATGTATGAGAAAGGTAATCATTGTTACATCCATGATTGGTTTAATTTGCAGACTCTAAGAGCCACAATATTTAGACATTTTTTCCAAAGTATTGTCAAGCCAAAGTTTTATCAAATGTCTTGTAAGAGTTGTTGATGTAACCTAGCAAGTACATcttgaaataacaaattaaagaaaaattagTGGAGAAGTTTTAAAAATAGAACATATCATGCTGATTTTGACATTTTAGAACTGAGgccaaaaacaaatgtttaattttGTCTAACATTAAACAGCCAAATCAATTCAGATGTTGTTTAGAGTTTGTCTTGAAGGTCAGTCTGACAAGCAACCCTTAATACCTTCATTAAGTAAattgacatacagtataaaaGTTTTTCACTATAAAAAAGTAATTTGATCTAGCACATAGAATCCCATACTAAACCTGacttaactgtacattgtaGTGTCAACTATATTCTTTGTATGGCAAAGCATGTCTTCTCATTTTCCTCCCGTCAGATGGCAAAATTAAGTTTAACGATTTTGTTACGATGATGGGCGATCAAGGCAAGAAGCCAAACCCGGAGAAAGAAATCATTGATGCGTTCAGACAGTCAGATGTGGAGAAGAGAGGTTTTATATTAACCAATGAGTTTAAAAGGATAATGACAACATTTGGTGAAGAACTTACAGAGAGAGAAAGTAAGTCCATacaaatttgtctttttttacAGAAGTATCATTGTACAGgatcatgaatattaacgagTATCAGGAATCAGCTGGATGGATTGCCAAAATAACATCGCTCACTACTCTGAAACAGCAAAAATTTGTATTACCAGCTTGTTGCATTATAGTGTCAATTACATATCCTTATTAgaagatgggggtgggggtgggggtgggaaagGTAATAGTTTCAATATAAACAGTATTTTATGGAACAAtattttaaccatttttcttcAGTTGATGACATCCTTAGAGAATTTGGCATCCAGAAGAATGGTTTTGTGCAGTACGAAGAAGTTGTTCCGAAGATGGTCCGACCGTTACCCCATGGATTCTAATTGCCAAAGTTATCTTAGAGAATCATAAATGCAGGCAGAACTGTAGCTAAAAGTCATATTCTTGATGGTTTAATTGGACACAGCTGTAAGTCTGTGTTACAAGCAGATATTTCATGTTTCAGACTCTTGCCTACATTAATTTGCTGACCATTTTATAATCTGTCATTCTAAATTAAGTGCTGATGGTCAGAAGTTTCTATAAATTGTGTGACCCTTGGCACCTCTGTGCCGCTTGATGGCTAAGTGACCTTCTGGTGACACCACTGCTGAAACTCATGATCATATGAAATGCATTCCATTGATTGCTAAAGGAGTTCTTTTCTGTGCAGCTAATAGGattcaaatgtatttttttaataataaatacacacacagatacCAGTTTCTTCAGCATTCAGTTTTGTCTATCTAGTAAATTTATTTGCAACTTTGTTAATTTATTCCAAGTAATTCTATATTTTACtgcttcatactgcccttaaaACTGAAAGTATTCCTTTTGATCATTTGTTTGACAAAAACtgatcaaaaaaaaatcaagatttgttaaaacataaattaatgatTGAAAGATGCTGTGCAAATTTTACAACTTGCATCAAGCATCCTAGTTGCTAAGTATTGGCTTGGCAAACTATTGTACATCATTATACCCTGTAATGTTATTCAGAAAGACCTGGTAGATATCATGGAGAACTTTGTAATGATAATGATGCCATAGATACAGTAGGTTATTTGGATGTCGTCATGGCTACCTGGTTGTAGTCtgtgcatctctgattggttgccTCCACCATGTAGAATGGTAGTGTTTTTGTATTCATTATTCTTAATACCCTTATCCTGAATTTCACTGTTGAAATAGTACTCACAGtagtttgtattttattttgaaccATATTAGGCTTTGATGGACCTTTTAATCCATGAATATACTATCTTTTCAGAAAAGTATGTATAAAATTTATCTCAAAGTTTAAACATAATAGAAAAAACCCATAATTGCAGTTATTAAATGTTAGATTGAATTTGGTGGCAGGACTTCCAAATATCATTTTagagtactgtatatgtttagTATTAATTGCAATAAGGGATACTTTGGAAACACATTGGTAGTTCtaataacaaaaacaagcatGTGTGAATGTTTCTGTGGTCGTTCATCTTTTAAAGTATTCAAATTTGTCAGAATCTATGAATGTTAGTATGAAGGAGAACTATATTTATCTTGAATAAACTGTATTTTTGAGAAATATTATAACACTTAAAACTTTTGATGGCTTCCATAATAAACACAAATCATTACTCAATATGTCAGTCTAATATTTAGCTCCTTTCAAAAGTCTATCTTGGTGACAATATGAGGAGTCACACATTTTATTACAATATGAGGATTGTTCATTGATATTTGAAGTTTGACATGGCAGCAAAACCTGTTATGACAGACAGCTCCTTCATACATTCCAAAATCAAGCATGTATTCTTAATTGGGCTTTCATCACAGTTGCTTTATTTTTAATCTTTGTTTACATAAAATTGCTCTTTGTCAAAGTTTAAAATGCTTACTGCGTTATTTAACAAGATCAGGTAACATTTAGTAATTTCCACTACAGATTATTTTCTATAGCTTTCAATATTTCCCACAACTCTTCTATTGTGTGGTTGCTATGCTTTCTTACTTTCAAACTTATTGTTTTCCGTTGTTTTCATTGCAGAATCAAAACTGGCATTTTGGTGTCAGTTTTTCGTATTTCAATATCTAAGTAGCAGTTTATCGTACCCAATCTCTTTCAAAGATTTATCATGATTTGTAAAATTTAATAATTAGAAAATAAATTATCAGCAAAGTTAACACCAGCTGGTTTCTTATCATTTATCTGAAGTTTTCTTATTGTTACTTGCTTTCTAGGATATGAAGAAACTACAAAGAGGAACAAAGTTTATAAACACACATTTATTATATCTAACACATGATTAATCATCACAGGCAAAATAATTCAGATATGCTATGCtattattaaaatgttgttttattgtTGGGAATAATGCCCTTCAAGATTCATGTCAAGGCCAGTGCTGACACAACACTCGAGTTTGAGTCTGTGGTTGAACCACAACATCCAGTCATCTACCCACTTCATCTCAAGTCACTCCTACCGATAACAGCATACATCTTATGCATGTTAACAGAACATCTTATGTATGTTAACAGAACATCTTATGTATGTTAACAGAACATCTTATGCATGTTAACAGAACAAGTTATGTATGTTAACAGAGAACATCTTATGTATGTTAACAGAACATCTTATGTATGTTAACAGCATACATCTTATGCATGTTAACAGAGTACATCTTATGCATGTTAACAGAGTACATCTTATGCATGTTACAGAACATCTTTTGCATGTTAACAGAACATCATATGTTTGTTAACAGAATACATCTCATACATGTTAACTGCATACATCTTATGCATGTTAACAGAACATCTTATGTTTGTTAACAGTACATCTTATGTATGTTAACAGTACATCTTATCATGTTAGCAGAACATCTTATGTATGTTAACAGAATACATCTTATGCATGTTAACAGAACATCATATGCATGTTAAAAGAACATCTTATACATGTTAACAGAACATCTTATGCATGTTAACAGCATACATCTTATGCATGTTAACAGAACATCATATGTATGTTAACAGAATATATCTTATGCATGTTAAAAGAACATCTTATGCatgttaaaagaacatgtataTAAACAGAGTACATGTTATCCCAATAAATACTTATCCTGTACCACAGTGTATTGTAAGTCATCGTTGTTTCAACC belongs to Apostichopus japonicus isolate 1M-3 chromosome 4, ASM3797524v1, whole genome shotgun sequence and includes:
- the LOC139966936 gene encoding calmodulin-like protein 4, coding for MAHLVPKEKFEVYKECFMLYDKQRKGFIQTDELTDCMRSLGVSPTAEEIRSYKKMYEKDGKIKFNDFVTMMGDQGKKPNPEKEIIDAFRQSDVEKRGFILTNEFKRIMTTFGEELTEREIDDILREFGIQKNGFVQYEEVVPKMVRPLPHGF